In the genome of Mercurialis annua linkage group LG8, ddMerAnnu1.2, whole genome shotgun sequence, the window CTTAAATTCATCCATCGCGCTTTCCATAACCGAATCAACGTACTGTTCGGCTTCTTCCATAGCTTTTTCTGCTTCTTCAACCTCGTTTTGTTGCTCTAATTCCATTGCTGCCCATGATTTGTAGGCTTCTACTTCGAATAGCTTCATGAGATCTTCGATTGCTGCCGGGTCGAAATTCTTGTCCTGTAAGGCTTGGTCTGATAGTGAAGTGAAGTGAGAGATTAGAGCTTCCATTGTTGGTTTGCAGTGAGAAATTTCAGATCTAGTTAATGTTTATAATTGTTGAATAAACTAAGTTATTTATTAGTGGGTGTAGAATCATGTCAAGTAGATAGATACGGAGACatttttaatagtatttttACTGACGtgacatgacacgtggcactcctaTCGGGTGTttaagtcagcaaaattttatctaaaaacgtgtccatattgtttttgaaaagaaatgaaaagtgGTGTCCTGAATTGAcatgttttaaaggtcgtgttattttt includes:
- the LOC126660802 gene encoding uncharacterized protein LOC126660802 — its product is MEALISHFTSLSDQALQDKNFDPAAIEDLMKLFEVEAYKSWAAMELEQQNEVEEAEKAMEEAEQYVDSVMESAMDEFKRFEEEMERMGMEELESLERRGEIARNLGVGMEKAATVASKRYMEAALNSATASMKSAWKGLSSKKVHPS